The Acidianus manzaensis genome has a window encoding:
- a CDS encoding biotin--[acetyl-CoA-carboxylase] ligase, which translates to MLIFKIPKVTSTQDLAEAMHSHLFCDYVVVAEEQTNARGRYRRAWYSPKGGLWLTYVKIKFNLESIGMSTFKVGLAVRDALSKYVNSEIRWPNDVVVNDKKISGILLEGISNQSNSLFIGIGVNTNVKSFPQDIYGTSVYLETNKEINNDELLTEIITLIDKYLNIDDNETIELLNKYSSIKDRQVKITTKDNEVKVCNSMFIDKYGRLVTDCGIFEVEDILRLETQ; encoded by the coding sequence ATGTTGATATTTAAAATACCTAAAGTTACATCTACTCAAGATCTTGCAGAAGCTATGCATTCTCATTTGTTTTGCGATTATGTAGTAGTAGCTGAAGAGCAAACTAACGCAAGAGGAAGATACAGGAGAGCATGGTATTCGCCAAAAGGTGGATTATGGTTAACATATGTAAAAATAAAATTTAACTTAGAATCAATTGGAATGTCTACATTTAAGGTAGGCTTAGCGGTAAGAGATGCACTATCAAAATATGTAAATTCCGAAATAAGATGGCCTAATGACGTTGTTGTTAATGATAAGAAAATATCTGGAATACTATTGGAAGGAATTTCTAATCAAAGCAATTCTCTATTTATAGGAATAGGAGTAAATACTAATGTAAAAAGTTTTCCTCAAGACATATATGGAACTTCAGTATATTTAGAGACTAATAAAGAAATCAATAATGATGAATTACTTACTGAAATAATAACTTTAATAGATAAATATTTAAATATAGATGATAATGAAACAATAGAATTATTAAATAAATATTCTAGTATAAAAGATAGACAAGTAAAGATAACTACAAAAGATAACGAAGTAAAAGTATGTAATTCCATGTTTATTGATAAATATGGTAGACTAGTAACAGATTGCGGAATATTTGAAGTAGAAGATATATTAAGATTGGAGACGCAATAG